From one Culex quinquefasciatus strain JHB chromosome 3, VPISU_Cqui_1.0_pri_paternal, whole genome shotgun sequence genomic stretch:
- the LOC6034987 gene encoding uncharacterized protein LOC6034987 isoform X2: MGRGSRCLVATFVLFFTVLKNVDCDAPLVDSAALPLEHRAVYGPPAPSPVYGTPGLLSGGGGGGGGSSSSIGGGSSSGGSDDPWPLSGSNDSPQIKHLQVQCEKTHMRVNIEFDRPFYGMIFSKGFYSDPHCVHLKPGTGHLSATFEIFLNSCGMSSSANHNAASFGAPTPSGSYVENTIIIQYDPYVQEVWDQARKLRCTWYDFYEKAVTFRPFQVDMLHAVTANFLGDNLQCWMQIQVGKGPWASEVSGIVKIGQTMTMVLAIKDDENKFDMLVRNCVAHDGKRAPIQLVDQHGCVVRPKIMSKFQKIKNFGPSASVVSFAYFQAFKFPDSMNVHFQCVIQVCRYNCPEPKCGGGDYGLPALTGNGISGEYGAPGALSGEYGPPSLPEYGVPPAYPDPRHPSDATGAFSENQDSVVPPPQAQTSGSSAESKDGQNQSDQSPQASTLQNQIQNEIHDHINMPPPPPPGQSYVTVTKRKDEMVNDGNLVSLGGRPRSVEGLDDLRGVRRRRDTETFTVVMKPRIYKRDAQEMTDVNTERIIQVVAPGDVNFALNAAASNETVVIQSQRTVDPETICMSVPSFVGGLVMLLLVLAVASLVAAFLFVRVRHFDRKANHMPLSR; the protein is encoded by the exons AATGTCGACTGTGACGCTCCCCTCGTAGATTCGGCCGCGCTGCCGCTGGAGCACCGGGCCGTCTATGGGCCGCCCGCACCATCACCAGTATACGGCACGCCTGGTTTGTTgagtggtggcggcggcggcggcggtggcagcagcagcagcatcggcggcggcagcagctcCGGCGGCTCGGACGACCCGTGGCCGCTGTCCGGCTCGAACGACAGCCCCCAGATCAAGCACCTGCAGGTGCAGTGCGAGAAGACGCACATGCGCGTCAACATCGAGTTCGACCGGCCCTTCTACGGGATGATCTTCTCGAAGGGCTTCTACAGTGATCCGCACTGCGTGCACCTGAAGCCCGGCACCGGCCACCTGAGCGCGACGTTCGAGATCTTCCTGAACAGCTGCGGCATGAGCAGCTCGGCGAACCACAACGCGGCCAGCTTCGGCGCGCCCACCCCGTCCGGCAGCTACGTCGAGAACACGATCATCATCCAGTACGACCCGTACGTGCAGGAGGTGTGGGATCAG gCTCGCAAGCTGCGCTGCACATGGTACGACTTCTACGAGAAGGCCGTCACGTTCCGTCCGTTCCAAGTGGATATGCTGCACGCGGTGACGGCAAACTTCCTCGGCGACAACCTGCAGTGCTGGATGCAGATTCAGGTTGGCAAGGGTCCGTGGGCTTCGGAGGTTTCGGGTATTGTGAAGATCGGTCAAACCATGACCATGGTGCTGGCGATCAAGGACGACGAGAACAAGTTCGACATGCTGGTGCGCAACTGTGTCGCTCACGATGGCAAGCGGGCCCCGATTCAGCTGGTCGACCAGCACGGATGCGTTGTGCGGCCGAAGATCATGAGCAAATTCCAGAAGATCAAGAACTTTGGCCCGTCGGCGTCGGTCGTGTCGTTCGCGTACTTCCAGGCGTTCAAGTTCCCCGATTCGATGAACGTGCACTTCCAGTGTGTGATCCAGGTCTGCCGATACAACTGCCCGGAGCCCAAGTGCGGCGGAGGAGACTACGGACTGCCAGCGTTGACCGGTAATGGAATTTCTGGGGAATACGGAGCTCCAGGAGCGCTCAGCGGAGAGTACGGACCACCGTCGCTGCCAGAGTACGGAGTGCCGCCGGCGTACCCTGATCCTCGTCACCCATCGGACGCTACCGGCGCTTTCTCGGAGAACCAGGACAGCGTGGTGCCACCACCGCAAGCACAGACCTCGGGCAGCTCGGCCGAAAGCAAGGACGGTCAAAACCAATCGGACCAGTCGCCACAGGCTAGCACTCTGCAGAACCAGATCCAGAACGAGATCCACGATCACATCAACATGCCACCACCGCCACCCCCAGGCCAGTCGTACGTGACGGTCACCAAGCGAAAGGACGAAATGGTCAACGACGGCAACCTGGTCAGTTTGGGCGGACGACCACGATCGGTCGAGGGTCTGGATGATCTGCGCGGagtgcgacgacgacgagacaCCGAGACCTTCACGGTCGTGATGAAGCCTCGCATCTACAAACGGGACGCCCAGGAAATGACCGACGTCAACACCGAGCGCATCATCCAGGTAGTCGCCCCCGGGGACGTCAACTTTGCGCTGAACGCCGCCGCCAGCAACGAAACCGTCGTCATCCAGTCGCAGCGTACCGTCGACCCGGAAACGATCTGCATGTCCGTGCCCAGCTTCGTCGGTGGACTCgtgatgctgctgctggttctggCCGTCGCCTCGCTCGTCGCCGCGTTCCTCTTCGTCCGGGTGCGACACTTTGACCGCAAAG CTAACCACATGCCACTGTCCAGGTAA
- the LOC6034987 gene encoding uncharacterized protein LOC6034987 isoform X1, giving the protein MGRGSRCLVATFVLFFTVLKNVDCDAPLVDSAALPLEHRAVYGPPAPSPVYGTPGLLSGGGGGGGGSSSSIGGGSSSGGSDDPWPLSGSNDSPQIKHLQVQCEKTHMRVNIEFDRPFYGMIFSKGFYSDPHCVHLKPGTGHLSATFEIFLNSCGMSSSANHNAASFGAPTPSGSYVENTIIIQYDPYVQEVWDQARKLRCTWYDFYEKAVTFRPFQVDMLHAVTANFLGDNLQCWMQIQVGKGPWASEVSGIVKIGQTMTMVLAIKDDENKFDMLVRNCVAHDGKRAPIQLVDQHGCVVRPKIMSKFQKIKNFGPSASVVSFAYFQAFKFPDSMNVHFQCVIQVCRYNCPEPKCGGGDYGLPALTGNGISGEYGAPGALSGEYGPPSLPEYGVPPAYPDPRHPSDATGAFSENQDSVVPPPQAQTSGSSAESKDGQNQSDQSPQASTLQNQIQNEIHDHINMPPPPPPGQSYVTVTKRKDEMVNDGNLVSLGGRPRSVEGLDDLRGVRRRRDTETFTVVMKPRIYKRDAQEMTDVNTERIIQVVAPGDVNFALNAAASNETVVIQSQRTVDPETICMSVPSFVGGLVMLLLVLAVASLVAAFLFVRVRHFDRKGTAPTFVSQFLKVN; this is encoded by the exons AATGTCGACTGTGACGCTCCCCTCGTAGATTCGGCCGCGCTGCCGCTGGAGCACCGGGCCGTCTATGGGCCGCCCGCACCATCACCAGTATACGGCACGCCTGGTTTGTTgagtggtggcggcggcggcggcggtggcagcagcagcagcatcggcggcggcagcagctcCGGCGGCTCGGACGACCCGTGGCCGCTGTCCGGCTCGAACGACAGCCCCCAGATCAAGCACCTGCAGGTGCAGTGCGAGAAGACGCACATGCGCGTCAACATCGAGTTCGACCGGCCCTTCTACGGGATGATCTTCTCGAAGGGCTTCTACAGTGATCCGCACTGCGTGCACCTGAAGCCCGGCACCGGCCACCTGAGCGCGACGTTCGAGATCTTCCTGAACAGCTGCGGCATGAGCAGCTCGGCGAACCACAACGCGGCCAGCTTCGGCGCGCCCACCCCGTCCGGCAGCTACGTCGAGAACACGATCATCATCCAGTACGACCCGTACGTGCAGGAGGTGTGGGATCAG gCTCGCAAGCTGCGCTGCACATGGTACGACTTCTACGAGAAGGCCGTCACGTTCCGTCCGTTCCAAGTGGATATGCTGCACGCGGTGACGGCAAACTTCCTCGGCGACAACCTGCAGTGCTGGATGCAGATTCAGGTTGGCAAGGGTCCGTGGGCTTCGGAGGTTTCGGGTATTGTGAAGATCGGTCAAACCATGACCATGGTGCTGGCGATCAAGGACGACGAGAACAAGTTCGACATGCTGGTGCGCAACTGTGTCGCTCACGATGGCAAGCGGGCCCCGATTCAGCTGGTCGACCAGCACGGATGCGTTGTGCGGCCGAAGATCATGAGCAAATTCCAGAAGATCAAGAACTTTGGCCCGTCGGCGTCGGTCGTGTCGTTCGCGTACTTCCAGGCGTTCAAGTTCCCCGATTCGATGAACGTGCACTTCCAGTGTGTGATCCAGGTCTGCCGATACAACTGCCCGGAGCCCAAGTGCGGCGGAGGAGACTACGGACTGCCAGCGTTGACCGGTAATGGAATTTCTGGGGAATACGGAGCTCCAGGAGCGCTCAGCGGAGAGTACGGACCACCGTCGCTGCCAGAGTACGGAGTGCCGCCGGCGTACCCTGATCCTCGTCACCCATCGGACGCTACCGGCGCTTTCTCGGAGAACCAGGACAGCGTGGTGCCACCACCGCAAGCACAGACCTCGGGCAGCTCGGCCGAAAGCAAGGACGGTCAAAACCAATCGGACCAGTCGCCACAGGCTAGCACTCTGCAGAACCAGATCCAGAACGAGATCCACGATCACATCAACATGCCACCACCGCCACCCCCAGGCCAGTCGTACGTGACGGTCACCAAGCGAAAGGACGAAATGGTCAACGACGGCAACCTGGTCAGTTTGGGCGGACGACCACGATCGGTCGAGGGTCTGGATGATCTGCGCGGagtgcgacgacgacgagacaCCGAGACCTTCACGGTCGTGATGAAGCCTCGCATCTACAAACGGGACGCCCAGGAAATGACCGACGTCAACACCGAGCGCATCATCCAGGTAGTCGCCCCCGGGGACGTCAACTTTGCGCTGAACGCCGCCGCCAGCAACGAAACCGTCGTCATCCAGTCGCAGCGTACCGTCGACCCGGAAACGATCTGCATGTCCGTGCCCAGCTTCGTCGGTGGACTCgtgatgctgctgctggttctggCCGTCGCCTCGCTCGTCGCCGCGTTCCTCTTCGTCCGGGTGCGACACTTTGACCGCAAAGGTACGGCCCCCACGTTCGTGTCGCAGTTCCTCAAGGTGAACTAA
- the LOC6034986 gene encoding membrane-associated tyrosine- and threonine-specific cdc2-inhibitory kinase, with the protein MKSPLPVPEFLEENNLSLSFKQPHRRNQVNQRPPKPPKLYPKFDASFSRSLNGSCGASAISFRNGGARAELSTLYQRDKRESYYEQCFEQIAKVGEGSFGEVFKVKSKVDGCLYAVKKSKEFFRGEHYRQERLEEVRRYEQFSEHENCVKLIQAWEQEDRLYMQMELCKGSLEDYVREQRFIPEDRIWSILLDLLLGLKSLHDRQLIHLDIKLDNILITDDEVCKLADFGLVFDLTNRNLHQATEGDSRYIAPELMEGRYTKAVDIFSLGIAVLELSCNLELPSNGPLWQRLRSGSLPPELLCRLSQELQDVIRWMMSPVPESRPSVDTLLRFPRIADLYRERRRWRLVRGVKSYLFRKLCNLRCFLASLVLSIGSSLRLNHAKPSVPAAGHKTKNHRPTNRSYCNGTSGATSPNNSVRTCLMKDFEDDEEEMLQQSSSSGDLDVSGGSRESGSVQITPTLNNTVPSHTPSLRMMNSTPLNHNHIGLRLSFRNNCVETPTRNISYDSGEEDFMFPLDANNASRRVHGDLSRHSSSMLQSPGGGGGTGLSGDSSFLTKKKLFFKSDDSD; encoded by the exons ATGAAGTCTCCGCTGCCGGTGCCGGAGTTTTTGGAGGAGAACAACCTGTCGCTTTCGTTCAAGCAGCCCCACCGGCGGAACCAGGTGAACCAGCGGCCACCGAAGCCGCCCAAGCTGTACCCCAAGTTCGATGCCAGCTTTAGCCGGAGCTTGAACGGGTCGTGCGGCGCCAGTGCGATTTCGTTCCGGAATGGGGGCGCGCGGGCCGAGCTGAGTACGCTGTACCAGCGGGACAAGCGAGAGTCGTACTACGAGCAGTGCTTCGAGCAGATCGCCAAAGTGGGGGAAGGTTCGTTCGGGGAGGTATTCAAGGTAAAGAGCAAAGTGGACGGGTGTTTGTACGCGGTCAAGAAATCGAAGGAGTTTTTCCGCGGGGAGCACTACCGCCAGGAACGGCTGGAGGAGGTGCGGCGGTACGAGCAGTTTAGCGAGCACGAGAACTGCGTCAAGTTGATACAAGCGTGGGAGCAGGAGGATCGGCTGTACATGCAGATGGAGCTGTGCAAGGGCAGTTTGGAGGATTACGTGCGCGAGCAGCGGTTTATTCCGGAGGACCGGATCTGGTCGATTTTGCTGGATTTGCTGCTG GGCTTGAAGAGTCTGCACGATCGCCAGTTGATCCATCTGGATATAAAGTTGGACAACATTCTGATTACGGACGATGAAGTGTGCAAGCTGGCGGATTTTGGGTTGGTGTTTGATCTGACGAATCGCAACCTTCATCAGGCGACCGAGGGTGATTCGCGGTACATCGCTCCGGAACTGATGGAAGGTCGCTACACGAAGGCTGTTGATATCTTTAGTTTGGGAATCGCCGTACTGGAACTGTCCTGCAATTTGGAACTTCCCTCCAATGGACCACTTTGGCAACGGTTGCGCAGCGGGTCGCTTCCACCGGAGCTGCTGTGCCGGCTATCGCAAGAACTTCAGGACGTGATCCGGTGGATGATGAGCCCGGTGCCGGAGTCACGTCCCTCGGTGGACACGCTGCTGCGATTCCCGCGAATAGCGGACCTGTACCGCGAACGGAGACGCTGGCGACTGGTTCGCGGTGTGAAATCATACCTGTTCCGGAAATTGTGCAATCTTAGATGCTTCCTCGCCAGTCTGGTGCTGTCCATTGGCAGCAGTCTGCGGTTGAACCACGCCAAGCCTTCGGTGCCAGCTGCTGGGCACAAGACAAAGAATCATCGACCGACCAACCGCAGTTACTGCAATGGAACATCCGGTGCTACTTCACCAAACAACAGCGTTCGAACCTGTCTGATGAAGGACTTTGAAGACGACGAGGAAGAAATGCTGCAGCAGTCCAGTAGCAGCGGAGATCTAGATGTGTCGGGCGGAAGCCGAGAAAGCGGCAGCGTCCAAATCACACCCACGCTCAACAACACCGTTCCGTCCCACACACCCTCGCTCCGCATGATGAACTCAACGCCGCTGAATCACAACCACATTGGACTGCGACTCAGCTTCCGCAACAACTGCGTGGAAACACCCACTCGAAACATCAG CTACGACTCCGGCGAGGAGGACTTTATGTTTCCGCTCGATGCGAACAACGCGAGCCGGCGGGTTCACGGCGATCTGTCCCGGCACTCGAGCTCGATGCTGCAGAGCCCTGGAGGTGGCGGCGGCACCGGCCTGTCCGGCGATTCTTCGTTCCTGACGAAGAAGAAACTTTTCTTCAAATCGGACGACTCGGACTAA
- the LOC6034985 gene encoding Hermansky-Pudlak syndrome 5 protein homolog, which yields MIMDALKHYGLSQRTDLSQAINLPLRNTRRIKFTCCDASSKYIIFGANSGSLYVYDRLTVNFLSIIPSQLGAISQICIARNGKQIAVANQRGAIGVVLELDGSATKEVLLTELGDGSGSKGAVVTCICWGDEDRELYVGDSKGTVSLLQLSMFMGRNILNITLNPVLLLDQQIVQIDRFMQLLLVSTHSKCVLCNTEREEFKQIGNRPRDGPYGAAFILATPPTPSEETISNGTSDDGGATATTDEDNDNRSSGQSSQPSPTHSLGDVRIFCARPGSRLWEADLDGNVLRTHQLRAGNPNVIGFKRLQTVSGRRLLLVHDDREVFLIDPIASRIVLGFGDVGEIERVAVVGEELYVFAGEQKLFAVKLEMEQREVRTTVAVEKQVNGKKSSPLRENGVYILDHLFNNNNGGKDAADVTLKEALASVVRGKYGRNIRQMFLGYDQIGPERPKTLNVSKMYNNEENYNNMARVLPTDEASPAEEDEDGEEEVVPKRNPPPRKMFSMSLLSDYQVSEDDKTVRNLYLVYRSSTISNLNFADRYAKIFDTYDTNTIVGLLQKLEAVMEENNEDQSRLKVIRIYFDYLKVELIWEIDHDSRSYIKQSFIEYNQTLLDGELNALSKCEACGHYLRPNATCHFTEIGTTLVQYFWSRQEYSQCFELVQQIPYLWLTIARFYVQDRREDKAIQCLWNAGDCELLERAATEMFTPAHWRQLLDLMLTCYNSNSLMCLNCDKLCTLDGGNPMWQLQPRSTDNNPSKNSNNNCAMTQPGSTKGSVSVSKVGNFYSWNYVLNVAVESGTISGKALLALLRGYDEYIPKGAIEPGFYLKCLLDGQAVQSM from the exons ATGATAATGGACGCACTCAAGCATTACGGGTTGAGCCAGCGCACGGATCTTAGTCAGGCCATCAACCTGCCGCTGCGGAACACAAGGAGGATTAAG ttTACTTGCTGCGATGCCTCGTCCAAGTACATCATCTTCGGGGCCAATTCGGGCAGTTTGTACGTGTACGACCGGTTGACGGTGAACTTCCTGAGCATAATCCCGAGCCAGCTGGGGGCCATCAGCCAGATCTGCATCGCGCGCAACGGGAAGCAGATTGCGGTGGCGAACCAGCGCGGTGCAATCGGAGTGGTGCTCGAGCTGGACGGTTCGGCCACGAAGGAGGTTCTGCTGACGGAGCTGGGCGATGGCAGCGGGAGCAAGGGCGCCGTTGTCACGTGCATCTGCTGGGGGGACGAGGACCGGGAGCTGTACGTGGGCGACTCGAAGGGGACCGTTTCGCTGCTGCAGCTGTCCATGTTTATG GGACGCAACATTCTGAACATCACGCTGAATCCAGTGCTGCTGCTGGATCAACAAATCGTACAAATTGATCGCTTCATGCAGCTGCTGCTTGTTTCAACGCACTCGAAGTGCGTGCTGTGCAACACGGAACGGGAGGAATTCAAACAG ATCGGGAATCGCCCACGTGACGGTCCGTACGGTGCAGCATTCATTCTGGCCACCCCACCAACACCCTCCGAGGAAACAATCTCGAACGGCACCAGTGACGATGGGGGCGCCACCGCCACAACCGACGAAGACAACGACAATCGGAGCAGCGGCCAGTCGTCGCAGCCATCGCCGACGCACAGTCTCGGCGACGTGCGGATATTCTGCGCCCGGCCGGGCTCGCGTCTTTGGGAGGCGGACCTGGACGGGAACGTGCTGCGGACGCACCAGCTGAGGGCTGGGAATCCGAACGTGATTGGGTTCAAGCGGCTCCAGACGGTGTCGGGGCGGCGGTTGCTGTTGGTGCACGACGACCGGGAGGTGTTTTTGATTGATCCGATCGCATCGCGGATCGTGCTCGGGTTTGGCGATGTGGGGGAGATTGAGCGGGTGGCGGTTGTGGGCGAGGAGTTGTATGTGTTTGCTGGGGAGCAGAAGCTGTTTGCGGTGAAGCTGGAGATGGAGCAGAGGGAGGTGCGGACGACAGTGGCGGTGGAGAAGCAGGTCAACGGGAAGAAGAGCTCGCCGTTGAGGGAGAATGGGGTGTACATCTTGGATCATCTGTTCAACAACAATAATGGGGGGAAGGATGCCGCGGATGTAACGTTGAAGGAAGCGCTGGCGTCGGTTGTGCGGGGCAAGTACGGCCGCAACATTCGGCAGATGTTCCTCGGGTACGATCAGATCGGTCCCGAGCGACCCAAGACGTTGAACGTAAGCAAGATGTACAATAACGAGGAGAATTACAACAACATGGCGCGAGTGTTGCCCACCGATGAGGCAAGTCCTGCCGAGGAAGATGAAGACGGGGAGGAGGAAGTCGTTCCGAAGCGGAATCCACCGCCGCGGAAAATGTTCTCGATGTCACTGCTGAGTGACTACCAGGTCAGCGAAGACGACAAGACGGTTCGGAATCTGTACCTGGTGTACCGATCGTCGACGATTAGCAACTTGAACTTTGCCGATCGCTACGCCAAGATCTTCGACACGTACGACACGAACACTATCGTGGGATTGCTGCAAAAGTTGGAGGCCGTCATGGAGGAGAACAACGAAGATCAGTCCCGGTTGAAGGTCATTCGGATATACTTTGACTATCTGAAGGTGGAGCTCATCTGGGAAATCGACCACGACTCGCGGAGTTACATCAAGCAAAGCTTCATCGAGTACAACCAGACGCTGCTGGACGGGGAATTGAACGCCCTGAGCAAGTGCGAAGCCTGCGGTCACTATCTCAGGCCAAACGCGACCTGTCATTTCACGGAAATCGGCACCACCCTGGTTCAATACTTCTGGTCCCGCCAGGAGTACAGCCAGTGCTTCGAGCTCGTTCAGCAAATTCCCTACCTCTGGCTCACGATCGCCCGGTTCTACGTTCAAGATCGCCGCGAGGACAAGGCCATCCAGTGTCTGTGGAACGCCGGCGACTGCGAGCTGCTCGAGCGGGCCGCCACCGAAATGTTCACGCCCGCCCACTGGCGCCAGCTGCTCGATTTGATGCTGACCTGCTACAACAGCAACAGCCTGATGTGTTTGAACTGTGATAAACTGTGCACACTCGACGGTGGCAATCCCATGTGGCAACTACAGCCACGGTCAACCGACAATAATCCAAGCAAAAACAGCAACAATAACTGCGCGATGACGCAGCCTGGCAGCACCAAAGGTAGTGTTAGTGTTAGCAAAGTTGGCAACTTTTACAGCTGGAACTACGTGCTGAACGTGGCCGTCGAGAGCGGCACCATCAGCGGGAAGGCACTGCTGGCGTTGCTGCGCGGCTACGACGAGTACATCCCGAAAGGAGCCATCGAACCGGGCTTCTATCTCAAATGTCTGCTCGACGGGCAGGCGGTACAATCGATGTAA
- the LOC6034984 gene encoding cytochrome c oxidase assembly protein COX16 homolog, mitochondrial, translating into MNSFQSRLQRYTNRKFFRYGVPFLLLMVGGSFGLKQFAQLRYTFSKKGTLTPEEAQRFGLDMKKPEDVTLETEFEKIKTIDIDNWQPVRGPRPWEDETLAPVGAKPAGH; encoded by the exons atgaaCAGCTTTCAAAGCAGACTGCAACGTTACACAAACAGGAAATTCTTCCGGTACGGAGTGCCCTTCCTGCTGCTGATGGTCGGCGGTTCCTTCGGTTTGAAGCAGTTTGCCCAGCTCAG GTACACCTTCTCGAAAAAGGGCACGCTCACGCCGGAGGAGGCGCAACGGTTCGGGCTGGACATGAAAAAGCCCGAGGACGTCACGCTGGAGACGGAGTTCGAGAAAATCAAGACCATCGACATCGACAACTGGCAGCCGGTGCGGGGACCGCGCCCGTGGGAGGACGAAACGCTGGCGCCGGTGGGCGCGAAGCCGGCCGGTCATTAG